A stretch of Fusarium poae strain DAOMC 252244 chromosome 2, whole genome shotgun sequence DNA encodes these proteins:
- a CDS encoding hypothetical protein (SECRETED:SignalP(1-20)), protein MKFPITSLITLLAVTQNVSAWYVKFMNEDNKCEIGGETEYQIFTGDKFDCYNFGASLNEGTECEHFRKGGSEKLWECKGTFIAKSAKPKHDTGSVCKFYALNDCSGVGTPGTGEGDSCVPVSQIIGDGGSIPQRIASFRCENTEEPA, encoded by the exons ATGAAGTTCCCAATCACAAGTCTGATCACTCTCCTTGCTGTTACCCAAAACGTATCAGCTTGGTATG TCAAATTCATGAACGAAGACAACAAATGCGAAATTGGTGGGGAAACGGAGTACCAAATCTTCACCGGCGACAAGTTTGACTGCTACAATTTTGGTGCAAGCTTGAACGAAGGCACTGAATGCGAACACTTTCGCAAAGGTGGCAGTGAGAAGCTTTGGGAATGCAAGGGTACATTCATTGCGAAATCTGCCAAACCCAAGCATGACACGGGCTCTGTCTGCAAATTCTATGCACTAAATGACTGCAGTGGCGTTGGTACACCTGGAACGGGAGAGGGTGACTCGTGTGTTCCCGTAAGCCAGATCATCGGAGATGGTGGTAGTATCCCTCAGCGAATTGCCTCTTTCAGATGT GAAAACACAGAGGAACCGgcttaa
- a CDS encoding hypothetical protein (SECRETED:SignalP(1-18)), translated as MKFSAVVLATAAATGAIADTVFDVTRFGARCKDVDIWCSYSFTIEPGTIDSERYECSALVTNVEFGELPDTDEGTCNPPSRTFGIVRNDEGFTLTVSAQISPDSVTKGSYLIPKKDFFQSKGSRNQVRSEWYIGSGNFPLERVD; from the exons ATGAAGTTCTCTGCTGTTGTCCTCGCCACTGCCGCCGCTACCGGTGCTATCGCCGATACTGTCTTCGACGTTACTCGATTCGGAGCTAGATGCAAAGATGTCGACATCTGGTGCAG TTACAGCTTCACTATTGAGCCCGGCACTATCGACTCCGAGCGCTACGAATGCTCTGCCCTCGTCACCAATGTTGAATTCGGGGAACTTCCTGACACCGACGAAGGAACCTGTAATCCTCCTTCACGAACCTTTGGAATCGTCCGCAACGACGAGGGCTTTACTCTTACAGTATCAGCCCAAATCTCACCCGATAGCGTCACCAAGGGCTCGTACCTCATCCCCAAGAAGGACTTCTTCCAATCCAAGGGCTCTCGGAACCAGGTAAGGTCCGAGTGGTATATTGGCTCCGGGAACTTCCCTCTTGAGCGTGTCGATTAA
- a CDS encoding hypothetical protein (TransMembrane:2 (i288-308o314-335i)), producing the protein MSSIRHGLDIERQGNSEVTKSSPVLKDETDLLERAEQGCFVCLESYKQGQYAVLVPCLRPPESFSRLIQKKDRNGKSISKVEKKSTLKSDSESDYEIYQRLLDTCYEHLGRWKRWLPYYGIIDILEVNFQFAANVEPNGRYPIYMKPVNINEVREECNKAIARHPTGPFYESGGACVKGYEHSDECILGMEEWAQPCIRDEAEKAQKRLDKLDFLLHLKDCYARNPGKADGCHILKGMAQESCIYNVKGPKKILLPVPDEEFQGTTWTRGLHFMLGWQTGRIYAELPFRLSCVSLAVALIWICMALWRGAGGDWGTAFAFAQVVAASLAIVITYVRL; encoded by the exons ATGTCTTCTATTCGCCATGGACTGGATATCGAACGTCAGGGTAACTCTGAAGTTACAAAATCTTCACCGGTCCTCAAAGATGAAACAGACTTACTCGAGCGTGCAGAGCAGGGttgttttgtttgtttagAGAGTTATAAACAAGGACAATACGCTGTTCTTGTACCGTGCCTGCGACCACCAGAGTCTTTTAGCAGACTCATACAGAAAAAGGATCGCAATGGCAAATCAATATCTAAAGTGGAAAAGAAATCGACTTTAAAGAGCGACAGCGAGTCTGATTACGAGATCTATCAAAGATTGCTCGATACGTGCTATGAGCATTTGGGCCGTTGGAAGAGATGGTTGCCTTATTATGGAATCATCGACATTCTAGAAGTCAAT TTTCAATTCGCGGCTAACGTTGAGCCGAATGGGCGTTATCCAATTTACATGAAGcctgtcaacatcaacgaaGTCCGTGAAGAATGCAACAAGGCTATAGCAAGACACCCAACTGGTCCTTTTTACGAGTCCGGTGGAGCATGTGTGAAAGGTTATGAGCATAGCGACGAATGCATTCTTGGTATGGAGGAGTGGGCTCAGCCATGTATCAGAGATGAAGCTGAAAAGGCACAGAAGCGCCTTGACAAGCTTGATTTCCTGCTGCATCTTAAGGACTGTTATGCTCGGAACCCCGGGAAAGCCGACGGATGCCACATACTCAAGGGCATGGCCCAAGAGAGCTGCATCTACAATGTAAA AGGCCCAAAGAAAATTCTTTTACCAGTTCCAGACGAAGAGTTCCAAGGTACAACGTGGACGAGAGGTCTACACTTTATGTTAGGATGGCAGACAGGCAGGATTTACGCAGAACTCCCCTTCAGACTCTCATGTGTGTCGCTTGCCGTTGCTCTTATTTGGATTTGCATGGCTCTTTGGAGGGGTGCAGGAGGGGATTGGGGGACTGCATTCGCCTTCGCTCAGGTTGTCGCAGCATCTTTGGCAATTGTCATTACTTACGTCCGGTTGTAA
- a CDS encoding hypothetical protein (SECRETED:SignalP(1-19)) — MRSVTALLLALANFSLVSAAPATKVLDESVFENADTPTWKIAVVEGEAPVEFKGTIQDVMKQLEVDYPEYARKAHERIDAAIEAEEVDDAPPSPEAQALERLKKRDHNVCWNFPSARERPINDGIQYLRGIAGGLTVRAGPGACDRISCSSNAGIFICNDNRTPFWIPSWDNVANAAKACNNECRKFCFDCGLQTGWWTAGQRFHDANFNVIIRESSC, encoded by the exons ATGCGTTCTGTCACTGCCCTCCTCTTGGCTCTCGCCAACTTC TCTCTGGTCTCTGCTGCTCCTGCCACCAAGGTGCTCGATGAGAGCGTGTTTGAAAACGCCGACACTCCTACTTGGAAGATTGCCGTTGTCGAGGGCGAAGCCCCTGTTGAGTTCAAGGGTACCATCCAAGATGTGATGAAGCAGCTCGAAGTCGACTACCCCGAGTATGCCCGCAAAGCTCACGAGAGGATTGATGCTGCAATTGAGGCTGAAGAGGTAGACGATGCACCTCCGTCTCCTGAGGCTCAGGCTCTCGAGCGCTTGAAGAAGCGGGACCACAATGTTTGCTGGAACTTCCCTTCTGCGAGGGAGAGGCCCATCAACGACGGAATTCAGTACCTGCGTGGTATCGCTGGCGGCTTGACTGTTCGCGCAGGTCCGGGAGCCTGCGACAGAATCAGCTGCTCAAGCAATGCAGGCATCTTTATTTGCAACGAT AACCGCACTCCATTTTGGATTCCGTCCTGGGATAATGTTGCCAATGCAGCCAAGGCTTGTAACAACGAGTGCCGTAAGTTCTGCTTTGATTGCGGTCTTCAAACCGGTTGGTGGACCGCTGGACAGCGCTTTCATGACGCCAACTTCAACGTTATCATTCGCGAGTCGTCATGCTAA